The Odontesthes bonariensis isolate fOdoBon6 chromosome 19, fOdoBon6.hap1, whole genome shotgun sequence genome includes the window TAATAGGCTACTGGTGAAAGTGAAAGTATTCTGCGTCCTCTCTGACGTCAGAGCCCGCGCCCCTTCCCAAACGCCAACGTCCTGCGGGAGCTTCAGAGCGGCAGAAGGAGCGCAGCAAGCGGGACGACATGGGGAAAATCTACCAGGTGGAAGTTTATGGGCTGAGAGGGGAGAGGATGCTGGTCGACCTGTGCAACACCGAAGAGCAAATGCAGAAAATGACGGTGCTGCAGCTGAAGGAAAAAATAGCCCAGAGGATGCCGGACGGGGCAGGTAAACGCACCGAGACACGATGGAGActtaaatcatttaaaatgcAGCCATTTGACGAACATAAGTATTCGGCAACTTCCTATTTGTTTGATCTATTTTATATCGACGTATGAAGAGCAAAACAGGTGATCAGCTGATCAACTTTGACACGAAGGCGTGTTTTCAGTGTTGAACTCTAAAGTAGTTTGTTTAGACGAGGCTGTGTCGAAGTTCATGCTGTAAGCTCAAAGTGCAGCTGAAACAAACTGCATTTATATAGCATTTCAAGTACAAAAATGTATACAAAGGTGAGATGTAAACAACACTGAGTGAAAATATCCAAGCAGAGAGCCAATAGCCAACCTGCGTTCAGTGTTGTAAATGTTCAGTGGAGTAAATAATTAAATTTTATTCTATTCCCGCTGTCACAGTTTTTAGTGACAACATATCTCACTCTGCAGGTTTAGCTTTAAGGATGGAAAGTATTTGAACTCTACAATGAAATGAAAGTAACTTCACAATTTGAAGATTTAAGTTTcagtttaattgtttttatatgACGCAGCACTGCAAGAATAAGCTTTATACTATCCACCAGAGGCGGtcctggctagatttacgccctgggcgaacccc containing:
- the LOC142368870 gene encoding uncharacterized protein LOC142368870 codes for the protein MGKIYQVEVYGLRGERMLVDLCNTEEQMQKMTVLQLKEKIAQRMPDGAGTDQMRLIFTDKMLDGGSSLLSEYGIQHMSVIQIVIKVPGGLTA